Part of the Deinococcus planocerae genome is shown below.
TCCGGCGTGCAGGGTGACCTCCAGTTCGAACCAGTGCCCGTCGCCGTCGAGCGCAGAGATGGGTCGGGCCGGAAAGTTCATGATCTCGCCGTGCCGCAGCAGCAGCAGGCGCGCCGCCTCCAGCGGCAGGGCCGTCTTGAGCCGCAGGGTCAGGGCCGCGCCCTGCGGCAGCCCGGGCCCACTGGTATAGGCGGGCGTGTGGTCGTGCCACGCCAGGACCTCTGAGAGCGGAATGGTCAACGGAACTCCTTTGCGCAGCGCGCAGGGCTGGTTCGGCGGAGGATCGGGCAGGAGCATACACCACAAAAAAAGCCCCCTCCATCGCAAAGCGAAAGAGAGGACTTTCTTATCGGCTTGGAAGCTAAGCGGCAGGGCTTAGGACCAAGGCTGTTCTTGGAGGCAGGGTGCCTCTTAATGTTCCGTCATTGGAGACAGAGACGTTATGAGGACGTTCGGTCAGTTCCCGCAACTCACCTTCGGAGGCGAAGGCAGAGACCGAGATTTGACCTGGCAAATCAGATAGCTCGACCTGCCTGTCCCAAACGTTGACAACAACCATCACAGGAGACTGCCCATTGATGAATCTAGCGAAGGCGAGCACACCGTGACCAGAATACCGTTGCTCATAGTCCCCCCAGACGACCGACTCGTTTTCTCTTAGCTGGTTAAGGGTCGTGAGCCGAGGTTTCAACGTTTGCTTCTCTGGGGAGAAGTTCATGGGCTGTCTGTTTGAGACTCGCCCCAGTTTGTCTAGGCCCAGGCCCTCAAGCAAGCACTCCGTCCCATACGTAACTACAGGAGTGCCTGGGAGGGTATACACCAGGGTTAGCATCAAGTCAACTCGCTCTACGGCGTCTCCATACTGAACACCGTTTTCCAGACAAACGGTGATAACACGATCTGTGTCGTGGTTATCAACGAAGTTTGCTAAGAGTCCGTGTGATGGGACCACGTTAAGGGTTAAATTGATCGAACCACTTGTATGGTCCACGTCGGCCTGATTCCCAGGCTTACTGAACTCTTTGACGAGTGCGTAGTACCATATATAATTGGTTGTTGCAATTCCCAACAACCAGAACGGAACATGATTCCAGACGTCTCCATCGTACACTTCGCCGATAATAGGCACTCCCTTGCAGGGACCCCACCGAGTGATATACTCTACCCATTCGCGGCTACAATGTTTTATGGCATCGAAGCGAAATCCTACAACCTCCCACCTCTTGAATTTCTTGTACATTCGGTTCAAGAATGCACTAACGAGGGGGTGGAGCTGTCTCAGGTCTGGGAGACCTGATAACGGCGTGACCTCGAACTCCTCCTGTGGATTCCCCTGCTCCTGTGCGCGTCGTACGTCTCCTTCCGTGTGGAAGCATTTGGGAACCGACTCCAAATCGGGGGTTCCGTACCCCCTATGATTTGGAACGGTATCGAGGAATACCTTTATTCTGTTTTTCCCGAAGATCTTCACCAACAGGCGGAACATCGTTTTTGTGCCAAAACGGGGCTCTACCAGAAGCCGCAAGATCGTTAACGGATGAAACCCATGAAATGGGTCATAAAATTTATCCCCTACCCAGGTTCCTTCACTCTGCTTTTCAATGGGAGACAGCATAACTGTCTTAAACCCCATCGTCACTATATGAGGAATACTCAGGATTATTCCGAGAAAATCCCCCCCGTACCACTTGTCGTGGTCAAAAGCACTAGAATTTGACGGCCTGCTCCTACGCAAGCGGTCTATTACAACGTAGTAAAGTGCCCCAAAAAGTCTAAGATCAGTCACAATAGCTCCAAATTTTCATTGTACGCAACTCCCCCCTTCAGAGGGGGAGTCGACGTCATCCTAGCTCGATCCACCCGGCAGCCGGGGCAAAAGCCCACGCAGCCGGGGAACGAAAAAACCGCGAACCTTCAGCCAGACTGAAGATTCACGGTTTTGGTTGACACTCGGTTGTTGGTTAGCGGCGGCGCAGGAGCAGCAGCACAGTGCCGAAGAGCACCAGGGCGGCTGCGGTCGCGCTGCCGACGACCGTATAAACGATGGAGGCGCCATACTGCGAGGCACTGAGACCTATCAAGTATGAGGCGCTGCCGGTCGCCAAGGCCCGCCACAACTCTATGAAACCGCTGAGAGTTGCGACGAGTTGCGCTGGAACAAGCAAAGTCAGTACCTGCCCCGCATATATTGAACAGGAGATGGTCGCCATTCCCTCCAGAATCTTAAGTGCTATACCAACTTGGAGGTTTGGTGCCACTCCCGCACATGCAATGGTCGTCGCTAGCATCACAGACGCCACAAGTACGTCCCTGCCCTTTACGACTCTTTGCCTGTCGACGAAGAGGTATATCCCTTTCTGACGCAGGGAAGTCGTGGCTACGACGGCGATGATCTCGCCAAGCAGCCCCGCTCCCTCGTACCAACCCAAGGCGGTTGGTTGCATACCCCAGTCCCCGATCAAAGCGACGGCCGTAATTCTCACGGCAAAATTGACTTGAACCGTCGTGAATACCGCTAACATCGCCAGATAGGTGGGGTGAGTCAGGGCATACCGTAACCCAACTCCCATATCTACGAAAATTTCTTCGACGCGCTGGGCGAGCAGTCCCCAGAAACCTGCGGATTGCTGCGGCCCTGGCGCTACAACTTCCTGGCGAGCCCCATTGTCCAAGCTGGCGAACAGCACTGCTGCCACCATGAATGTCGCGGCGTTGACGCCGAAAACTCCAATTCCAATCGTACCGACGAGGGTTGCGCCCACGACCAAGGCCACCTGCTTGGTGACTTGTCCACTGACGGTGGCCATCTGTTGTGCTCGGTCCAACCCGGCGCCAGGTGCGATTGTCGTTATTGCGCGGTTGTACACCGCGGCGAAGAAGGAGTCTCCACACCGCCTAATGACTTGAACCACAATCACCAAGGGGATGATTTTGTAACCAAACATTCCGAGTGTCGCTACACCCAGGAGAATGTTTATAGAGAGTGCCGCCCTCCTCAACGACATCTTTCCGGCAATGGTGCCCAAGGGGAACGCCAGAAGCGTGGCAAAAATATATGGAATGGACTCTATCTTGGCGA
Proteins encoded:
- a CDS encoding alpha-amylase family glycosyl hydrolase; this encodes MTDLRLFGALYYVVIDRLRRSRPSNSSAFDHDKWYGGDFLGIILSIPHIVTMGFKTVMLSPIEKQSEGTWVGDKFYDPFHGFHPLTILRLLVEPRFGTKTMFRLLVKIFGKNRIKVFLDTVPNHRGYGTPDLESVPKCFHTEGDVRRAQEQGNPQEEFEVTPLSGLPDLRQLHPLVSAFLNRMYKKFKRWEVVGFRFDAIKHCSREWVEYITRWGPCKGVPIIGEVYDGDVWNHVPFWLLGIATTNYIWYYALVKEFSKPGNQADVDHTSGSINLTLNVVPSHGLLANFVDNHDTDRVITVCLENGVQYGDAVERVDLMLTLVYTLPGTPVVTYGTECLLEGLGLDKLGRVSNRQPMNFSPEKQTLKPRLTTLNQLRENESVVWGDYEQRYSGHGVLAFARFINGQSPVMVVVNVWDRQVELSDLPGQISVSAFASEGELRELTERPHNVSVSNDGTLRGTLPPRTALVLSPAA
- a CDS encoding MFS transporter, whose translation is MTTHFWFYFMRKLRSLLTRASRFLKGPLGRFLAAQNFSEFGNELDRMALRALLALTFGDAEALRMIAKIESIPYIFATLLAFPLGTIAGKMSLRRAALSINILLGVATLGMFGYKIIPLVIVVQVIRRCGDSFFAAVYNRAITTIAPGAGLDRAQQMATVSGQVTKQVALVVGATLVGTIGIGVFGVNAATFMVAAVLFASLDNGARQEVVAPGPQQSAGFWGLLAQRVEEIFVDMGVGLRYALTHPTYLAMLAVFTTVQVNFAVRITAVALIGDWGMQPTALGWYEGAGLLGEIIAVVATTSLRQKGIYLFVDRQRVVKGRDVLVASVMLATTIACAGVAPNLQVGIALKILEGMATISCSIYAGQVLTLLVPAQLVATLSGFIELWRALATGSASYLIGLSASQYGASIVYTVVGSATAAALVLFGTVLLLLRRR